A region from the Palaemon carinicauda isolate YSFRI2023 chromosome 16, ASM3689809v2, whole genome shotgun sequence genome encodes:
- the LOC137655245 gene encoding uncharacterized protein: MSEDILKKRRSYARQRVTKIYNTVQSNLEGLSEQYRLLYIHRLEQLEKELLGLDQEILNYVIDKEDESSIEQKIFTDEDYQKKIMSALLSLQRQQTSSLETVTTPTPVVNLKNELRMPQVPLPEYDNTKGQCLVKFFYEFEKLTDKQNWSNHLKFMYLRNQLSKSPKALVDSLDIDNQSYDEAKKLLLQAFATPLTQKYDAIKKLVELKLTLSGDPYAFVASMKTIMNAFKKLGVKVDDVLQYFIWHGLNDRFQSLLIQITNESKPSLSEIESNIFEAVERYNRTNERNFEQKEKTRTKNIESSTTLATKVSVSPRYKSCILCTKDGKQDTAHLLVNCPVFANPKMKVEKLKELNACVRCGYHNHVTRQCKFKFTQRCRNCSGWHFTYLCVAKERLNSSSTKAYDSSNTETSMHTSGKKPEPKHTLNSLTLAEIHQNVTGGAAILPTFTCSVAEENNVVRVLRDCGSQRNFICNKHVNHMKFPVLAKNVYMTIHGFNSTRDLVTDIVNVPLKLGREWHSIEAVVVPSIDIELKLEDLNVIVKEFQDRHYILADKFLSGSVDTIGNIGLILGNDADFLLSLTTHKFGLSNPSVYLDTPVGVMLTGNINRMMKNLDYLPNINIGNSSHTAVSTQGNTLCMEGEAAQTNRQLQFLDRHSFLAVSQSELRDDDVDLISNRSPASIKVQEANTNSTYAIFNKKGKLKQSELIKAMEEMLEKQCIEYLDYEKSQLSEDDTETNKKLVKYVLDSTERDEEGRLVMPLMWNNKISHLLGKNFNLSRMILKSNLTRMKNKPEHLKMVNDVFKEQQNLGIIEKIENINSFINEHPEASFLPHMPVFKMARDTTKCRVVFLSNLCEKNKSAKSTYSHNQCMLPGPCLNHKIATSLIMQRFDTHMICFDLKKAFLMIGLKEEDQNRLLFLWYRNILKGDFTVVGYRNKRLSFGLRPSPCHLMLALFKILILDVESDNEEMVNLKKSLYNTIYMDNGSYSCNSAKALYEAYYCFPNIFGPYKFELQQFVTNDAELQEMIDRDYDRETPKEVKLLGMVWDREADSLGPGKIFLDTQASTKRSILSTLNSIYDIFNIYGPILNRARLFLKKLQEDKTITWDSPLSETLKREWTLVGKQVNSTPKVVIPRFLGRRDGTYKLVAFSDASKDIYGTVVYIVNVFNGNTSFLTAKSRVVNKQLEKKTIPVIEFQALGLATETLISLFQELAGQSVVTPIKIVSMAIYSDSMVALNWLYSYTYKYDKLQKKGVFIQNRLKTIGDLCQVFPITFSFVNAYDNPADYISRCVSYRRLQKTAYHSGPEFLKKLHKDEVQFSFKVPNPLEKRDEVPGLEREDTSLITVSTDSESKENNKKDINSIEHLIPMTKFSSFHKLATVHRMVLKFIKNIREKLTNKGIDVHWGNCVKEKNLYALACRQIIGKEQENNFPEVCEFFKKSHTLKRNIPNLVTQMNIFQSKDTLLRIRSKFGRNEQIFFPVLLPKHSLLTKLLIRDMHVSLGHAGVYSILAQLRKQFWVIHFYSTVKKVLRECITCRRLNERPIKANQSAYRDFRSNPPPIPYRYIFIDYIGPYTVIWNGERKKIWLLCVTCLWSRAINLKICLSADTRDFLKAFQLHIYEFGIPEFCISDLGSQLTAGSRIIGTFLNDFETHAFFEENDIKPLKFEHYAKGNSSLGSLVESCVKMVKKLIFSSIKNTVLDYQDFYFLICQTVHLINKRPIAFKDSLRDACIDNVENPITPECLLKGYDLVSVNIIPELQNSSSDDTNWVPGSSAIDDVKDNYYKLRQARNRLVEAYHSEFLATLINQAVDKRDRYRPVNHKTLAVGDIVLLKEDASKPSTYPLGIVKKTEVNHLGEVKAARVLKGKSREVVYRTTDSLILLLPKEGFHTVVEVETELPIDKLKVRERSKRAAALESMRNTDLLVQEGLV, encoded by the coding sequence aTGTCTGAGGATATATTGAAGAAACGGCGTTCTTACGCTCGGCAAAGAGTAACAAAGATATATAATACAGTTCAATCGAATCTCGAAGGATTGTCTGAACAATATAGACTTTTGTATATTCACAGACTTGAACAGTTAGAAAAAGAACTGTTAGGGTTAGACCAGGAAATATTGAACTATGTCATAGATAAGGAAGACGAAAGCTCCATTGAACAAAAGATTTTCACAGATGAAGACTACCAGAAAAAGATAATGTCGGCTTTGTTAAGTTTACAAAGGCAACAGACTTCTAGTTTAGAAACTGTAACCACGCCTACCCCGGTAGTTAACCTTAAGAATGAGTTAAGGATGCCTCAAGTTCCTTTACCTGAATATGACAACACCAAGGGTCAGTGTTTAGTAAAGttcttttatgaatttgaaaaattgactgacaaacaaaattggtcaaatcacttaaagtttatgtatctacgaaatcagttgtcaaagtctccaaaggcacttgtggattctcttgatattgataaccagtcatatgacgaggcaaagaaattattattgcaagcatttgcaactccattaacacaaaaatatgatGCAATTAAGAAACTTGTAGAATTGAAGTTAACTTTATCAGGTGATCCATATGCCTTTGTAGCCTCGATGAAAACTATTATGAATGCATTCAAAAAGCTTGGCGTCAAAGTTGACGATGTTCTCCAGTACTTCATATGGCATGGTCTTAATGATCGCTTTCAATCTTTACTAATTCAGATAACAAATGAAAGCAAACCCTCATTAAGTGAAATTGAAAGTAACATATTTGAGGCTGTTGAGAGGTATAACAGAACAAATGAAAGAAATTTTGAGCAAAAGGAGAAAACTAGGACTAAGAATATAGAATCAAGCACAACTCTCGCAACCAAAGTTAGTGTTAGCCCTAGATATAAGTCATGTATCCTATGTACAAAGGATGGTAAGCAAGATACCGCACATTTGCTAGTAAATTGCCCAGTTTTTGCGAATCCTAAAATGAAAGTAGAGAAACTTAAAGAGCTGAATGCTTGTGTTAGGTGTGGCTATCATAATCATGTGACTCGTCAGTGTAAATTCAAGTTTACCCAAAGGTGTAGAAATTGCAGTGGATGGCATTTTACATACCTGTGTGTTGCTAAGGAGAGGCTTAATAGTTCCAGTACTAAAGCTTATGATTCTAGTAATACTGAAACCTCTATGCATACTAGTGGGAAAAAGCCAGAACCGAAGCATACTTTAAATAGCCTCACATTAGCTGAAATTCATCAAAATGTTACTGGTGGTGCTGCAATTTTACCAACTTTTACATGTTCTGTGGCTGAAGAAAATAATGTGGTTAGAGTTTTACGAGATTGTGGTAGCCAgagaaattttatttgtaataagcATGTAAACCATATGAAGTTCCCTGTCCTAGCAAAAAACGTCTATATGACTATTCATGGTTTTAATTCTACTAGGGACCTTGTAACTGATATTGTTAATGTACCTCTCAAGTTAGGTAGGGAATGGCATTCCATCGAAGCAGTTGTTGTACCCAGTATTGATATAGAGTTGAAACTGGAGGACTTAAATgtcattgttaaagaatttcaagataGACATTACATTTTAGCAGATAAGTTTCTTAGTGGTAGTGTGGACACTATTGGTAACATTGGTCTTATCTTGGGAAATGATGCCGACTTTTTGCTGTCGCTAACTACACACAAATTTGGATTAAGCAATCCCTCTGTGTATCTTGACACTCCAGTTGGTGTCATGCTCACAGGTAATATTAACAGAATGATGAAAAACTTGGATTATTTACCTAACATTAATATTGGAAATAGTTCACATACCGCAGTTAGCACTCAAGGAAACACACTTTGTATGGAAGGGGAAGCTGCCCAGACTAATAGACAATTACAATTCCTCGATAGACATAGCTTTTTGGCAGTCTCTCAGTCTGAACTTCGAGATGACGATGTTGACTTGATTTCCAACAGATCACCGGCGAGTATCAAAGTTCAAGAAGCCAACACTAATTCAACCTATGCTATTTTTAACAAAAAGGGTAAGCTAAAGCAGTCTGAATTGATTAAAGCTATGGAAGAAATGCTTGAAAAGCAATGCATCGAAtatctggactatgaaaaatcccagCTATCTGAAGATGACACAGAAACCAATAAAAAGCTAGTAAAGTATGTTCTTGATAGTACAGAACGAGATGAAGAAGGTAGACTAGTAATGCCACTGATGTGGAACAACAAGATATCCCATTTGTTAGGGAAGAACTTCAATTTATCCCGGATGATACTGAAGTCTAACTTAACACGTATGAAGAATAAACCTGAGCATTTAAAGATGGTTAATGATGTATTTAAAGAGCAACAAAATCTGGGAATCAtagagaaaattgaaaatattaattcttttataaatgaacatCCAGAAGCTAGTTTCTTGCCTCATATGCCTGTGTTCAAAATGGCCAGAGACACGACCAAGTGTCGAGTCGTGTTTCTGTCTAACTTATGTGAGAAAAACAAATCTGCAAAGAGCACTTATAGCCACAATCAGTGTATGCTTCCAGGCCCTTGTCTGAATCACAAAATTGCAACTTCTCTGATTATGCAGAGATTTGACACCCATATGATTTGTTTTGACTTGAAAAAGGCATTTTTGATGATAGGACTCAAGGAAGAGGATCAGAATAGATTGTTGTTCTTATGGTATCGAAATATTCTTAAGGGTGACTTTACTGTTGTGGGCTATAGGAACAAGCGTTTAAGTTTTGGCCTAAGGCCTAGCCCTTGTCATCTCATGCTAGCTTTGTTCAAAATCTTGATATTGGATGTTGAGAGTGACAACGAGGAAATGGTTAACTTAAAGAAATCGCTGTATAATACCATTTATATGGACAATGGGTCATATTCGTGTAACTCTGCCAAGGCTTTATATGAAGCGTACTACTGTTTCCCTAATATCTTTGGACCATACAAATTTGAATTGCAACAATTCGTAACAAACGATGCAGAACTGCAAGAAATGATTGACCGAGATTATGATCGTGAAACACCCAAAGAGGTAAAGTTGCTCGGCATGGTTTGGGATAGGGAAGCAGACTCACTAGGCCCTGGTAAGATTTTCCTTGATACGCAAGCTAGCACAAAGAGGTCAATTTTGTCAACATTGAATAGTatctatgatatatttaatatctatggaCCAATCTTGAACAGGGCCAGGCTGtttcttaaaaagcttcaagaagacAAGACTATCACATGGGATAGCCCTCTCTCGGAAACATTAAAAAGGGAATGGACACTTGTTGGAAAACAGGTGAATTCTACTCCTAAAGTAGTAATTCCTAGATTCCTGGGTAGGAGAGATGGTACCTATAAACTAGTagcattttcagatgcaagtaaggataTTTATGGAACTGTGGTGTATATTGTAAATGTCTTCAATGGTAATACAAGTTTTTTGACCGCCAAGAGCAGGGTCGTTAACAAACAGTTAGAGAAGAAAACCATTCCTGTAATTGAATTTCAAGCTTTGGGACTAGCCACAGAGACACTAATCAGTTTATTTCAAGAACTTGCTGGTCAATCAGTCGTTACTCCAATCAAAATTGTGAGCATGGCGATATATTCAGACAGTATGGTTGCTCTTAATTGGCTTTActcttatacatataagtatgataaattgcagaaaaaaggagtttttattcaaaataggttGAAAACTATAGGTGACTTGTGCCAAGTTTtcccaataacattttcatttgtgaATGCATATGATAATCCTGCAGATTATATTAGTAGATGTGTCTCATACAGGAGACTTCAGAAGACTGCGTATCATAGTGGACCTGAGTTTCTTAAGAAACTTCATAAAGATGAGGTTCAGTTTAGTTTCAAGGTGCCAAACCCCCTTGAAAAGAGAGATGAAGTACCCGGCCTTGAAAGGGAAGATACTTCATTAATCACTGTCTCAACAGAttctgaaagtaaagaaaataacaagaaagacATCAATAGCATTGAACACTTGATACCTATGACTAAGTTTTCCAGTTTCCATAAGCTAGCAACTGTTCATAGGATGGTGTTGAAATTCATCAAAAACATCagagaaaaactaacaaataaaggaATCGACGTTCATTGGGGAAATTGTGTCAAGGAGAAAAATCTTTATGCTTTAGCATGTAGGCAGATAATAGGtaaagaacaggaaaataacttcccagaagtttgtgaattcttcaagaaaagtcatacattaaaaagaaacattcCCAATTTAGTAACTCAAATGAATATTTTCCAAAGCAAAGACACTTTGCTAAGAATCCGGAGTAAATTCGGAAGAAACGAACAGATTTTCTTTCCTGTGCTGTTACCTAAGCATAGTTTGCTAACTAAATTGCTTATTCGTGATATGCATGTTAGTCTAGGACACGCTGGTGTGTATTCGATCTTGGCTCAGTTACGTAAGCAATTTTGGGTAATCCACTTTTATTCCACTGTAAAGAAGGTACTTAGAGAATGTATAACTTGTAGAAGGCTTAATGAGAGACCAATCAAAGCAAATCAGAGTGCCTATAGGGATTTTCGGAGCAATCCACCACCTATTCCATACaggtatattttcatagattacatCGGTCCTTATACAGTAATATGGAATGGTGAAAGGAAGAAGATTTGGTTATTATGCGTGACATGTTTGTGGAGTCGTGCCATCAACTTGaagatatgtttatctgctgatacTCGAGACTTTCTCAAGGCCTTCCAACTACACATATATGAGTTTGGCATCCCGGAATTTTGCATATCTGATTTGGGATCCCAGCTAACTGCTGGTAGTAGAATCATTGGAACCTTTCTCAACGATTTTGAAACGCATGCCTTCTTTGAAGAAAATGACATTAAGCCCCTGAAGTTCGAGCATTATGCCAAAGGTAATAGTTCTTTGGGTTCGCTAGTTGAAAGCTGTGTAAAAATGGTGAAAAAGCTCATTTTTAGTTCTATTAAGAACACTGTGCTTGATTATCAagatttttacttccttatttgtcaaactgtccatcttattaacaaaagaccaATTGCTTTTAAGGATAGTCTGAGAGATGCTTGTATTGATAATGTAGAAAACCCAATAACTCCTGAGTGTTTACTTAAAGGCTATGATCTggtatcagtgaacattattcCAGAGTTGCAGAATTCTTCTTCAGATGACACCAATTGGGTGCCTGGTAGTAGTGCTATTGATGATGTTAAGGATAATTACTATAAGCTTAGACAAGCTAGAAACAGACTAGTTGAGGCATATCATTCAGAATTTCTTGCAACTCTCATTAATCAAGCAGTAGATAAAAGGGATCGTTACAGACCTGTCAATCATAAAACCTTGGCTGTTGgagatattgttctgttaaaagaggACGCAAGCAAACCAAGTACTTATCCACTTGGTATAGTAAAGAAGACAGAAGTAAATCACCTAGGGGAAGTAAAAGCAGCTCGTG